Proteins from a single region of Chitinivorax sp. B:
- a CDS encoding VOC family protein yields the protein MDSLQVPKKGPFKVLGIGEVVLRVADMDTMLKFYTETIGLQLLRRFDDEVAFMKIADGVAGQVQTLTLFNRRKHSNFDDKPWPGWDAKQSTLHHIALTITVSDYEAMKAFVEQKQIPHNIAVHTWIGWRSIFLIDPEGNTVELVCYDERIDRHETYHYDKLYGDPHGEH from the coding sequence ATGGATTCATTGCAGGTACCTAAGAAGGGGCCGTTCAAGGTTTTGGGTATTGGTGAAGTCGTGCTGCGTGTGGCGGATATGGACACCATGCTGAAGTTCTATACCGAGACCATCGGCCTGCAGCTGTTGCGGCGCTTCGATGACGAAGTCGCTTTCATGAAGATTGCGGACGGGGTCGCGGGGCAAGTACAAACGCTGACACTGTTCAATCGTCGCAAGCATTCCAATTTTGATGACAAGCCCTGGCCTGGTTGGGATGCCAAGCAATCAACACTACACCATATTGCGCTTACCATCACTGTGTCGGATTACGAGGCGATGAAGGCGTTTGTGGAACAGAAGCAGATCCCTCACAACATTGCTGTGCATACCTGGATTGGCTGGCGCTCGATCTTCCTGATTGATCCGGAAGGGAACACCGTGGAGCTGGTATGTTACGACGAACGCATTGACCGGCATGAGACCTACCATTACGACAAGCTGTATGGTGACCCACACGGCGAACATTGA
- a CDS encoding SUMF1/EgtB/PvdO family nonheme iron enzyme, giving the protein MQANMWPDRVVGEINEITDRAAMGLPEHFVAPPLAITPAVMNSVRSASSHDLALLVEDATAEVARRIAAGWMLSLIGDPRLNPLEPTMVKVQGGRGVIGTDLSTVDALFERYVQFGVKRLWIEKECPRFAVDIGEFAIGKYPVTNGEFMAFLSDTHFPAIPSSWPYGKPPAHALNSPVYTITAEAAEAYAAWLSRKTGRAFRLPTEFEWEYVAAGATGRSFPWGDRFTADAANTMEAGLLSTSPVGAFPLGNTPAGVADLAGNVEEYVSDTYRPYPGGQVVMDDLYLKLGAYRIARGGAFNRFSDLARCQRRHGAYPSSLYAIGFRLAEDI; this is encoded by the coding sequence ATGCAAGCAAACATGTGGCCGGACCGGGTAGTGGGTGAAATCAACGAGATTACCGATCGGGCGGCAATGGGGTTGCCCGAGCATTTTGTCGCACCGCCGCTGGCAATTACGCCAGCCGTGATGAACAGCGTCCGTTCAGCCAGCAGCCATGACTTGGCGTTGTTGGTGGAAGATGCAACGGCCGAGGTAGCCCGGCGTATTGCGGCGGGCTGGATGTTGAGCCTGATAGGCGATCCACGGCTGAATCCGCTTGAGCCGACCATGGTGAAGGTCCAGGGGGGGCGTGGCGTGATTGGCACCGATCTATCGACGGTCGATGCGTTGTTTGAGCGCTATGTTCAATTTGGCGTCAAACGTTTGTGGATTGAAAAAGAATGCCCAAGGTTCGCTGTTGATATCGGTGAGTTTGCCATCGGCAAATATCCGGTCACCAATGGTGAATTCATGGCATTTCTGAGCGATACCCATTTCCCAGCGATTCCATCCAGCTGGCCCTATGGCAAACCACCTGCGCATGCGCTCAATTCGCCGGTCTATACCATCACTGCCGAGGCTGCTGAAGCCTATGCTGCCTGGCTCAGTCGCAAAACCGGCCGAGCGTTCCGGCTGCCGACCGAGTTTGAATGGGAATATGTGGCGGCGGGCGCTACCGGCCGGTCGTTCCCATGGGGCGATCGCTTCACCGCAGATGCCGCCAATACCATGGAGGCTGGCCTGCTCAGTACCTCACCGGTTGGTGCCTTCCCGTTGGGGAATACACCGGCGGGCGTGGCTGATTTGGCTGGTAATGTCGAGGAATATGTCAGTGATACCTATCGCCCGTATCCGGGTGGGCAGGTTGTCATGGATGACCTTTACCTGAAACTGGGCGCATACCGGATTGCCCGAGGGGGCGCATTCAACCGTTTCTCGGATCTGGCACGTTGCCAGCGCCGGCATGGTGCCTATCCCAGCAGTCTGTACGCCATAGGGTTCCGGTTGGCTGAAGATATTTGA